The nucleotide window GGACAAAACGGACATTTCTTGGAGTCATCTATTTTGTCGTCGTTTTGTGAGACGATGGCAAATCTTTCTGAGATGTAGTCCTTTCGCATCGTCCCCATATTCGATAGTATGAATGCGTGCATGATAAAACCTTTTCAAAGATCGCAAATTGATTTTGGGTCAGCTGAAAGTTTAAAGTGATCTAGGATCAGTTTTCAAAAAGGGCAACTCAGAATGTCGGACAATTCCAAAGTGAAAATGGTTTATGTTTTGTTGGACGGAGTCGGCGACTTGCCACATCCGGATCTAAAAGGAACCACACCGCTAGATTATGCAAAAACTCCAAGCCTTGATAGAATGACAAAAAATGGCGCAATGGGAGAGGTCATATCAGTTGGAAAGGGAATCGCACCGGAATCCGACATTGCAGTCTTTAACATGCTTGGCTACAAGTTTCAGCACTCGGAATACGCAGGAAGAGGTGTAATTGAGGCAATCGGAACCGGAATTGACTTTAAAGATGGTGACTTGGCGTTGCGTGGAAACTTTGCAACACTTGATGATTCAGGCATCATATCTGATAGGCGTGCAGGTCGTAAAATAGAGAAAGAAGACGCACTAGCAGTATCAAAGGAAATCGAGGACACCATACAATTCTCAGAGCCTGGCGCATCAGTTGTTGTTACGCCAACAATAGGACATCGGGTTGTGGTTAGAATTCGTTGTGAGGGCAAACAGTTATCATCAGAAATTACAAACACAGACCCAGCATATTCACGGGTGGATGGCATGGGAATTGCCAAGGCAGTTGGAGATTATCTGAAAATAGAGCGATGTCTACCATTAAAGGACGTTCCAAATTCTGCGCTTACTGCCAAACTAGTAAATGAGTTCACAGAACAATCACTGAAAATTCTCAGGGAAAGTAAGACCAACCAGATCAGAAAACAGCAGGGCAAGAAAATGCTCAATTCCATTTTACTTCGAGACGCCGGCAACCATTATCCAAAGGTAGTTCCAATCAATGACTTGTATTCAATGAGATTTTCATGTATAGTGGACATGCCAGTGGAAATCGGCATATCCGAGGTGCTCAAGATGCGCACATTCAATGCTGGCGGTCTGACAGACTATGAGGAAAAGGCCCGTGTGGCAGCAAAGGCAATGGAGACGGAAAATGCAATCTATGTTCATCTGAAAGGCCCAGACGAATTCGGCCACGACGGCGACGCAATCGGAAAGATGAAAAACATTGAGGAAATTGATCAGCGATTCTTTGGCACACTACTTGATAATATTGACACTAGCAAGGTAGCAATAGTGGTATCAGCGGATCATTCCACGCCATGCATCAACAAGGGCCACTCGGATGATCCAGTACCGGTCTTGGTTTCTGGCGATATGGTAAAAAAAGACAACAGCACAAGATACACAGAGCGAAACGCAAAGCTTGGAAGCATCGGACTATTGGAAGGTGCCCAAGTGGTAAAGACTGCAATTCAGTTAATCATATAGTGAATGGCAAGATCTGCCCAGAACGCCTAATTTCTCCTACCTTCTGTCGCATCGCATCCACATCAATACTATGATACATTCCAGTAGAATGTGCCAGCTTGTCCATTGCCCGCCCCAGAACGGAAAGGCAGATGGTGTTCTCGGCTTTTTGGTAATGAACTAGGGCAGCTGCAATCAGTATGATTCCCTGAACTAGGTCTTTTTCGCCCTCGTAGCATTTTTTCCATACGCTCTCTAGGACCTCGTGGGCCTCCCAGAACCGCTCCTCGTTAAAATAAAATATCCCCTGCTTGATTGCATCCTCTTTTTCAATGTGCTCCTCGATTACCTGTCTTGCATGATCAAGGGGTGCAATTGGTGATAGTTTGTAGATCAGCTTATCCATTACCAGCTTGCTAATTGACACATCAAACTCGACATATTTTGTGGCGACTCGGCAATCCCTAATTGTACAGTTCAGTGCAGTCCCAAGATGTCTTGCCTTTGCAAGCAGCTCGCCAGTATCACTTGGGCCGTATCCAGTGTTTTTGAGGTGCAACATGAATCGGTCCAATGGATTGTGTGGGATTGATTTTTCTTAAATCTCTTCGTGATTTCCAATCAAGGTTTATATGAAATGGAAAAACGAGGCAAGAATACATGTCAATAGAAACAC belongs to Candidatus Nitrosotenuis cloacae and includes:
- a CDS encoding alkaline phosphatase family protein, encoding MSDNSKVKMVYVLLDGVGDLPHPDLKGTTPLDYAKTPSLDRMTKNGAMGEVISVGKGIAPESDIAVFNMLGYKFQHSEYAGRGVIEAIGTGIDFKDGDLALRGNFATLDDSGIISDRRAGRKIEKEDALAVSKEIEDTIQFSEPGASVVVTPTIGHRVVVRIRCEGKQLSSEITNTDPAYSRVDGMGIAKAVGDYLKIERCLPLKDVPNSALTAKLVNEFTEQSLKILRESKTNQIRKQQGKKMLNSILLRDAGNHYPKVVPINDLYSMRFSCIVDMPVEIGISEVLKMRTFNAGGLTDYEEKARVAAKAMETENAIYVHLKGPDEFGHDGDAIGKMKNIEEIDQRFFGTLLDNIDTSKVAIVVSADHSTPCINKGHSDDPVPVLVSGDMVKKDNSTRYTERNAKLGSIGLLEGAQVVKTAIQLII
- a CDS encoding DUF309 domain-containing protein, translating into MDRFMLHLKNTGYGPSDTGELLAKARHLGTALNCTIRDCRVATKYVEFDVSISKLVMDKLIYKLSPIAPLDHARQVIEEHIEKEDAIKQGIFYFNEERFWEAHEVLESVWKKCYEGEKDLVQGIILIAAALVHYQKAENTICLSVLGRAMDKLAHSTGMYHSIDVDAMRQKVGEIRRSGQILPFTI